From Pusillibacter faecalis, one genomic window encodes:
- a CDS encoding dUTP diphosphatase, translating into MVEIKVKYWLDDLEPLCYVDGKSDWIDLRAAQDVQLKAGEFRLIPLGVSIALPEGYEAHIAPRSSTFKNYGILQTNSMGVVDCSYCGDGDQWQMPVYATRDVVIEKNARICQFRIMENQPRLTFTRVERLDGPDRGGFGSTGK; encoded by the coding sequence ATGGTTGAAATTAAGGTAAAATATTGGTTGGACGATCTGGAACCCCTGTGCTATGTGGACGGGAAATCTGATTGGATTGACCTCCGGGCAGCTCAGGATGTCCAGCTGAAGGCCGGCGAGTTCCGGCTGATTCCCCTGGGGGTGTCCATTGCCCTGCCGGAGGGCTACGAGGCCCATATCGCCCCCCGGAGCTCCACCTTCAAAAACTACGGCATTTTACAGACCAACTCCATGGGCGTGGTGGACTGTTCTTACTGCGGAGACGGGGACCAGTGGCAGATGCCCGTCTATGCCACCCGGGACGTGGTCATTGAGAAAAACGCCCGCATCTGCCAATTCCGCATCATGGAAAACCAGCCCCGGCTGACCTTCACCCGGGTGGAACGCCTGGACGGCCCTGACCGGGGCGGCTTCGGCTCCACCGGAAAGTGA
- a CDS encoding Maf family protein yields MAKIVLASGSPRRRELLKRIGITDFEIRVSQAEESYPPGLCPAGIVESLSRKKAEAVPCGTGELIIAADTMVFLDDQRLGKPVDEADALRMLTALQGRRHTVRTGVTLRQGDKSLTQSEATDVCFRSASESELLAYIATGEPMDKAGAYGVQGKGALLVERLEGDFFNVMGLPVLRLSRMLEYFGISLLS; encoded by the coding sequence GTGGCAAAGATTGTGCTGGCTTCCGGCTCCCCCCGGCGGAGAGAGCTGCTGAAGCGCATCGGCATCACCGATTTTGAAATCCGGGTCTCTCAGGCGGAGGAGTCCTATCCGCCGGGGCTCTGCCCCGCCGGGATTGTGGAGTCCCTCTCCCGCAAAAAGGCGGAGGCCGTCCCCTGCGGCACCGGCGAGCTGATCATCGCCGCCGATACCATGGTGTTTCTAGACGATCAGCGCCTGGGAAAGCCTGTGGACGAGGCGGACGCCCTGCGGATGCTCACCGCCCTGCAGGGACGCCGCCACACGGTCCGCACCGGCGTGACGCTGCGCCAGGGAGACAAGTCTCTCACCCAGAGCGAGGCGACGGACGTCTGCTTCCGCTCCGCCTCGGAATCGGAGCTGCTCGCTTACATCGCCACCGGCGAGCCGATGGACAAGGCCGGAGCCTACGGCGTGCAGGGAAAGGGCGCGCTGCTGGTGGAGCGGCTGGAGGGCGACTTTTTCAACGTCATGGGACTGCCGGTGCTCCGGCTGTCTCGAATGCTGGAATATTTTGGGATTTCTCTGCTGTCCTGA